The segment TTAACATTGAGCTGTATAATGCCCTTCATTACCACATGGCCAACAAACGTCTGTTGACCAAAGATCTGAAGGACGGTCTGACCATCACCTCCATGTACAATGACCTCGGCCTATTCATCAACCACTATTCTAATGGGGTATGTGTTGTGACAGCCATCCATGTTCAGAAAGGCTTAATTTTTCTAAATTCTAACAGTCTTATTCTGCACTGACAGATCGTCACCGTGAACTGTGCGAGAATCATCCACGGCAACCAGATTGCCACCAATGGTGTGGTTCACGTCATTGACCGTGTCATCACTGCTGTTGGAAACACCATCCAGAGTGTGATAGAGACGGAAGATGACCTCAGCTCACTCTATGTAAGCCAAGTCTTGAACTATTGATCTATAAAGTTTGCATGTCtaattatgattttttaaatgccatGTGCTATTCATATGCCAAGTTTCTTGTCTATCCTGCCTACCTTCTCAGTTTCGATTTATCAACTTCAGACCTGTTCTTTGTCATCTAATTGTGCAGTCGGCAGTATCTACCTCAGGGCTTCTGGATAAACTGGGTCAGCCTGGACACTACACCTTGTTTGCACCCACCAATGATGCCTTTGATAAGATGGACAGTGACGTCTTAGAAAGACTCATGAGTGATGAGGTTGTCCTTAAAGGTAAGTCACAAAACTGTATCCCACAAATGAGGGTTTCTACAGTTTGACTGAAGAAATGCCAGCACTAATATCGCTCCACACGGTGACGTTAGCAGGAAGCAGCTGCATTATTATCCAACCAGTGAGAATTTGAAGGAATGCTCTGTTTGCCATTTTACGAGGCCCATGTCTGCTTTTATGACGAGATCAGATCACTTCATTAAAAGTTAAATGGTGCAGAGCTGCCACAAGACTCACCCTGCAAGAACCCGTGGGATCCACGGGGTTTTCAGGTTCAGCCACATTGCCATAAAGTCTTACAAGTGGCCAAGTCTAGCAGCTAGTTCATCAGATGACTTATCATGAAAGTAgaaatagaaagtgaagtgattgtgatacacagcacacggtgcacacaacgaaatgtctcctctgcttttaacccatcacccttggcagccatgacaggggacggtgctttgctcagtggctccttggcagatcgggattcgaaccggcaacctcctgattacgggccgcttctttaaccgctaggccaccactgccctacataCTTGCCCTACATACTTGACACTTTCCAGCATTTATATTACCTCTCAATTGTACACATTGAGCTATGTCTTTATTCTAAAATGATTGAAAGAAAAGATTTATTTACCTTTTTGTCTTGGTCTCCAGCCCTGGTCAACTACCACCTCCTCAACTCCGTTCAGTGCTCTGAGGCCATCATGTCTGGTGCTTCCTACGAGACTCTGGAGGGTCATAACATTGAGATTGGCTGTGACGGTGACAGCCTGACCGTGAATGGTATCAAGATGGTTCTGAAGAAAGACATCGTCACTACCAATGGTGTCATCCATCTCATAGACCAGATCCTCATGCCTGACTCTGGTAAATATGACACTTATTTCATTATAAACTagataatgttaatgttaagaCAGCTAATTTGtgattataatgtatttatcatTTTAGTATGTACtagtaaaataaatcatttgcctgtattctacatttacataaCTTTAATTGTTATAACACTAATATATTGGAGTGCAGTTCTGTcattacttattttattaagtTATGTAGATATAGCAAGATGTGGCCTTGTATAATGACACTTTACTACACTAGCCTCGCCCTGTGaggaaaatgtaatatattactGTGCCTGACTTTTTAGCACCACAGATATCTTGTCTATCATTCAATAACTACATGGAACCATTAGAGTCTAGAATATTCTTTGATTAGTATAATAAGTATAATTAGTATAATAATTTTGTTGTATACTAATACTTTTTAATTCTTTAAGCTAAGCAGGTGATGGAACTAGTGGGCAGCTCCCAGTCAACTTTCAGTGACATGGtggctgaactgggtctggctGCAGCTATGAGGCCGAAGGCTGAGTACACACTGCTGGCCCCTCTGAACGGAGTTTTCACTGGTATGTCAAGTGTCCCTCAGGCCGATTAAAGGCCTTAGCAAAACCCCCTTCAACACAAAAGCGGCAACCATAATTGGATGGATCCGTCATTCCTCATTGCCTGAGGCTGGCAGAGAATTCCCAAAGACTCTTGCATGAACCTCAGCATGTAATTGTAACACACCTTTGATTGATGGCATTACAGCACATTCATCTTCTCAGACATAAAGCCATGGAATATCTTTGAAGAGAGACCCCTGGGGCTACCAAAAAATTGCAAAGTTGCATTTCTGACAGCAAACAAAGAAATTATCATTTTTCTCCAAAATGAGATAAAGGTGCCTTAATGactgtgcattttaatgcaattgTTTTAATGGACAGATGAGGTCATGGGCATGGATCAGAGGCTTCTCAAGATTGTTCTGGAGAACCACATTCTAAAGAACAAGATTGTGCTGAGTCAGCTGTACAATGGGCAGCGGCTGGAGACCCTTGGTGGGACATTCCTCAGAGTGTTCATCTACCGCACCGTGAGTGTCATCTTCTATTTGACCTGCAGTCAGAGATGCACGGCTAAGCCATGTTTGTTTACAAAGATCCTACTGTACCTCAAAGTCTCTGTTTTAATCCATGTGCAAACCCGCTAAAGCCCCGCATGTGACGCATAACTGCACTGTGTGCTGGCAGGCCGTCTGCATCGAGAATGCCTGCATGGTGCGGGGTAGCAAGGAAGGAAGCAACGGCGCGCTCCATCTCATGAGAACCCTCATCAAGCCGGCAGAATCAAACCTTTATGAGGTCCTTTTTGCCCATGGAGGATTCAAGTGAGTATGAACCATAAGTCGCTACCTTATCTGCATTATGTAGTTAAACTTAAGTAAGTTCTGCAACATGCAAACTGTCAGTTAGAGAACTGATTCACTTTTCAAAAATGCTGCTGTCCTTTTTGAGCGAATTACAGGGAatgtcccccaggagacacccaggtttaagtgtcttgctaggGGACACAGAGGTAGAAAGTGGGGTAGTGAgttgcccactaggcttctGCAACCCAGGAGTTGTTCCCAAATGATAGAAACTTTTAATTGTGCCTGATGGCAGGACGTTTTTGTCCCTGATGGAGGCTGCTGGCTTGACTGACCTGCTTAAGCAGGAGGGTGAATTCACCCTGTTCGCCCCCACCGATGAAGCCTTCGCTGGCATGAGCGAACGTGACCTCAAACTTCTGACAAGTAGGTCCCAGGCTCAGTTCCTGCATTCATCAGCATTCATCAACATTTGTTCGAATGTAACACTCTTCTCTGGTGGTCAGGTGACCTGAATGCTCTCCGCACAATCCTGCTCTACCACTTCAGCAATGGCGTGTTCATTGGtggaggtctggagactggagTTACCAATCTTCTAAAGTCACTGCAAGGCAGTAACCTCAAGGTTATGTTTGTAAGTACCCAGGAAGCGTTTTGTAACAGATGGACCTCTTTAATGCAACTCTGGACATGTTTGAGTCTTGGTGGAGATTTTCAGGGATGATTAAAAATTACAGTAAGTGTATACATGATGACTTTTCCCTCCGTGTCTGATTCATTCCAGACCAGAGAGGTGTAATGCCACACATGAACTCTGAATTAGTCGAGTATGTAAAGATTAGTCTGGACCATATTTAGCCCATTTAAAAGGCCTCTTTATGGCATGTCTAGGGAAAATATTTGGATCTGTGACAGTGAGAGGAAACATGACATGATATGGTTACAGCTAATCCATAGGCTGCTGGCAGTTTTGGGGCATAAACCAGCACAAAAAGAGTTGTTTTGGTCGTACAAGATAAGAGAAGCAAGCCAAAACTAAATATTGGAGATAAGACTACTGTAACAGATTCACTGCACATTTCCTGCCATCTAACTAAAATCCATCTAACTACATTGCcactgaatgtgtgtatatatatatatatagacacacacacacacacacacacacacacaaaatggcaCAATATCACCGTCCTTCTGAGCCTTATAAGGCCAATGCTGTAGGTCCAACTGGCGCTGTATTGTCACAGTCTACTGTACATTCATCTTTTATATGTACATGTAATGGAAAATGAGccaatgtattgcaatataatTTGTGCTGCTCCTTTCATCCAGGCAAACAACAGCATGCAGGTGAATACTGTGCAAGTGCCCAAAGCTGACACCATGGCCACCAACGGAGTCGTCCACTTTGTGAAAAGTCTCCTGTACCCAGGAGGTAGGGACTAGGCTCTTGCTCTAGCAAACCAATACAGTGCTTGTCTCTGGCATTAGGGTTCCCTCACAGCTTGTGTTGTGCTCTTGCTCTGAAGACGTGCCAATTGGAAgccaggaactgctgacactgcTGAAGAGGTTCATCAGGTACATCGAGATCAAGGTACGAGATGAGCCTGTACATGCAACGCTATTACATAAAGAGACAAAGTAGAAGGCAAACCCCTTAATCTGCCTCCTCATTATCCACAGTCATTTCCAACTTGAAATTCTTACAGTGATAATGTTCCATTTAATCGAGGATCATTTCAGTAAGGTGGTGCAAGGCATGAGTGCAAACCCTTCATCACGTGCAGTTCTGACTTGAATGCCAAATTGGCTGCTGACAAGCACCCTGTTGCCTTCTTACAGTACGTGTCTGGATACAGATATCAGGAGATTCCGCTAACCTTCATGAGTAAGTAGACAATCCAAACTCATTACTCAATGGTCACATAGTTGCAGgcaaattcatgtttttttttcctttttgaacACCTCATGAAGAACTGAAATgactttttgtcttttattttcatccCTGCCAGAGAAGATCATTACACGTGTTGTCACAGGTATTTTCTCCTGCCATGCAAATTTATATGTACACGAACATTTATTATGCATGCAGGGCTCAGCAGATGAGTAACTAGGCAGCAGAAATGAGCCCATTTTTACAGTAACATTTTTATGATCTTTAatgcttttttacattttcatactTACTTACATACTTACCTCTTGAACtaaaatccaaataaaaaaaaattatttcattatgtgtTTGCTGGTACTTTTGGGGACGCAGATTATTGTTAAACTGGTTAACTTTCAGCAGTGTTATGTGTTTCTGCTATATattcatagtttttttcatcagaatggtgttctgtacatttttgtagcaacttatttatgttttaaactcACTTATGTTTTTCTTTAGAACCCAAAGTTACCACGGTGACTAGAGTCATTGAGGGAGATCCCTCATTAACGAAGGTCACAAGAGTCATTGAAGGAGATCCCACTTTAACAAAGGTCACGAGAGTCATCGAGGGAGATCCCACTTTCACAAAGGTCACGAGAGTCATCGAGGGAGATCCCACATTAACAAAGGTCACAAGGGTCATTGAGGGAGATCCCACATTCACAAAGGTCACGAGAGTCATTGAAGGAGACCCCGCAATTAGAAAGGTCACTAGGGTGATTGAAGGGGACCCATCCTTTACTAAGGTGACCAGAGTGATCTCAGGTATGTCTGACAAATGGCAATTAATGCTGATAAAAGACTTTTTTGGTTGAGGGTAAGGGTGAGGGTTATAGTATTATACAGAAATTAAATGCTATATATTAACCTTCATAACCACTAAATACCACAATCTGAttgtatttgaaatgttttctttattgattCACCAAGTGAACTGAGTGTTGGGTTTCCAATTTCTAAATTAGAATCTCTGATACATGACTGAGTTCTGATGGTGGATATGTTAATGTAACcttttcttgtgtgtttttcccagGTTCTGAGGATCTAGATGGTACGTAGATGTACtaagcaaataaaatatgtacTAATGATAATTTCTTTGTCTTAttccttttacatttactaTGGCTTCATTCACTCCACACCTTCCATGTGATTGTTTTTCTGTGTCTTTCACAGAAGAGGCTCTGAGACGTGTACCAGGCAGAAGGCCAGTGCCAGGTAGAAAAATAAGATCCCTGAATTGAATTACATAAAATAAGACACTGTCTTGTTTGTTCGTGCTTTGAGTAAGGAAATTTGGGAACTTGACTTATGACGTCTTGGTTCTGTGTGCAGCTGGGACCAGAAGGAGAACCAGGCAGACCAAAGCCACCAACAACAAGAGTGAATGAATGCCAGCGTAAGCTTGAGAAAGAAACCTTTATGCTTGAGGACCAGAAAGCTGCAGCTTTTTGCAGAGAACCACTGCACCTACAGCCAAGGATTATCTTTGTTTAACTGAAACAAGCGACCTCCCAAGTACGTTACTGGAACGTAATGCTAATGTTAATTCATACACATTTTGGTTCAAAAGTGGTCATCAGGTCATGCTCttattgtgtatatattgtaaaCATTTTGCCATGTTTTGTGATCATGGAATGGCAGTACAGGATAACTCATCctacagaataaaaggagcctcttttttaaaaaattttaccTCTGCATGGAAAAAGATTTAGTGGTGCTCGTTTGTTCAAAAAATGCAAACACTTTCTAAACACTATCACTTTCATGTAACTTTCTTTCTTATAAAAACATTAAGTGTCTTTCTTTTTAGCAAATGTATACTGAGCACATTACGTAGGGTTCATCAGATTGGATATCGTGTGtagtccagttttttttttttcttgattttttttttttcaaaacttgACCAGTGTTTACCTGTGTTCAATAAAAATCTGTTCTGGATAAGTGTTGGTGTCACAACTCTTCTTTTTAGGGATTCAATAGCTTTATGAAATCTATTCTGTGTTTTCTAAATTCCGAGGACtttggttctggagaaacatctggtggatttcGCCCTTACTTCTTTTAAGATAAGTCATAAAATAGAACACATGAAGGTTTAAGGAAATTATTTTACAAGGGAAACATGCTTCGCTAGGGGACTGGAAAATGTATCTGTGATATTTACCCCATATTATTTGACTTTAACAAGAAAGATTAGGAGACGTGTCAGTAGTCTAGTGTCAACCCCACCCTACATATCCAGCTACTGCCATTGCACCCTTCAGCAGCAAACTTAGTCTAAGCCTGCTTTGCTCCAGGGGTCCTGGATCTGTCATATGGAAATGAATATCACTCTCAATAAAAGTGTCATAAATTGTATGATAAAAGTACTTATGAACGCAATAGATGactttacttgaggttttaataaaacatgcattGCACTGTTACAACAGCATCAGTTAATGCATCCCAGTAAGTTCCCTTCGTATGCAGAGccaataagaaaataaaaaaagttgctgGCTTCTTTTGAGAAGTGAggtaatttgtttctttttgcacCCCTAAACCCTGCAGCCATGTTTTCAGTTAGTCATGAAGTTAGGGGGCAGTGATTTGTGTGCGCTCCAGTTTTACAATGCAACATAAATCACGGCATGAACAGTACTTTTATGGTTCAAATTTATCCAGCTATACCCTTATCTAAACCCCCCATACCCAGCGACCTGTAGCATTTCTCAGCAGCACCATTTGCAAAGGAAACATCTTTAAAGGAGCATCATGGTTTGGGCCCCAGGCTCTAAGGTAGCACAAGGTAAAGCTTTAGAGCTTTACACTGAACGTCTAATCCAGCCTTCCCTGACGGCAAATTGCACTCTGTGTCTGCCCCCTAAAAATTTCAACCATTAACAGCTGACCCCCCTCTCCTATGGGGAGCATTTTCTGGTCTGCAAGGGAGTTGAAGTCAAGTTGACGTTTTTTTTGTAGTGATACAGACTTCAGAAATGTGGGTGGTGGCGGGAGATTTACAGCCCTGTGCTGAGATGTTTTACTTCATGGCTCATAGTTATGACTAACATGTTTAAAATTAGAATCCACACGATGGTTACATCTGTACTTACCAGTACTGTGCGAGAcattcactttttactttaattcaTGTATGAcataccagtcaaaagtttggatttCACCTACTCTCTGGCAGTAATGGAGACCAAGATGGAGCAATTTTGAACAATCCAattcaagaaacatatttagtatttttgtatcaggagaaagagtctcatctttttaccttcatggctgctttgttcattatCGTCATcaccgcttcatgagatgctcattaatatgagtgaatgataagaaattgttcagcataaaccttcaagTCTGTTAGAAACCCATCCCTTTTGTCtgattgtgaaatgctgccatctcAGCAAATCTCCCTGCTCTcgagagactcaaatgtttcTTGCTtgcttttgtttatttgcttgtttatttCATAACCTCAAgtatgttatttcatagttttgtgtctataatgtaaaaaatgcaaaacccataaatgagtaggtgcatccaaacatttgacttGTAGTGTATA is part of the Denticeps clupeoides chromosome 19, fDenClu1.1, whole genome shotgun sequence genome and harbors:
- the postnb gene encoding periostin, osteoblast specific factor b gives rise to the protein MKLLFLAAFALFVLSAFDQADSSAYDKIVSHSRIRAKKKGPNVCALQQVMGTQKKYFSTCRNWYQGTICGKKATVLYECCPGYIALDGMNGCPAVAPIDNVYETLGLVKAVTTKEYSKLSKLKEEIEGVGSFTFFAPSNEAWDLLNAEIRSSLVSNVNIELYNALHYHMANKRLLTKDLKDGLTITSMYNDLGLFINHYSNGIVTVNCARIIHGNQIATNGVVHVIDRVITAVGNTIQSVIETEDDLSSLYSAVSTSGLLDKLGQPGHYTLFAPTNDAFDKMDSDVLERLMSDEVVLKALVNYHLLNSVQCSEAIMSGASYETLEGHNIEIGCDGDSLTVNGIKMVLKKDIVTTNGVIHLIDQILMPDSAKQVMELVGSSQSTFSDMVAELGLAAAMRPKAEYTLLAPLNGVFTDEVMGMDQRLLKIVLENHILKNKIVLSQLYNGQRLETLGGTFLRVFIYRTAVCIENACMVRGSKEGSNGALHLMRTLIKPAESNLYEVLFAHGGFKTFLSLMEAAGLTDLLKQEGEFTLFAPTDEAFAGMSERDLKLLTSDLNALRTILLYHFSNGVFIGGGLETGVTNLLKSLQGSNLKVMFANNSMQVNTVQVPKADTMATNGVVHFVKSLLYPGDVPIGSQELLTLLKRFIRYIEIKYVSGYRYQEIPLTFMKKIITRVVTEPKVTTVTRVIEGDPSLTKVTRVIEGDPTLTKVTRVIEGDPTFTKVTRVIEGDPTLTKVTRVIEGDPTFTKVTRVIEGDPAIRKVTRVIEGDPSFTKVTRVISGSEDLDEEALRRVPGRRPVPAGTRRRTRQTKATNNKSE